The Oryctolagus cuniculus chromosome 5, mOryCun1.1, whole genome shotgun sequence genome includes a region encoding these proteins:
- the LOC108176303 gene encoding UL16-binding protein 2-like, which translates to MGRRPLCSGCGLACPHWRPRLGSPDSHSLCYNITVNPKARHGQQRCDVQGHMDDRRILHCDCSFTQISFFDPLGREVDAIDNWAEQTEMLRDVVDSLNQQVAEMKHSTSKDLQSLQGRMCCWRGASGGRHGSWQFSFDGQIGLLFDPDTRMWTEVHPGASWMKTTWENDRQLTEFLRKVSMGDCTRWLGNFLLPREEMLESTAQPPTTSGAVPSKVTATMPMSWTFLLLLTGSVLLVRCFH; encoded by the exons ATGGGTAGACGTCCCttgtgtagtgggtgtggcctTGCCTGTCCACACTGGAGGCCCAGGCTAGGATCTCCAG ACAGTCACTCCCTCTGCTACAACATAACTGTCAATCCCAAGGCCAGACATGGACAGCAACGCTGTGATGTTCAAggtcacatggatgacaggaggATTCTGCACTGTGATTGCAGCTTCACTCAGATCAGCTTTTTTGACCCCCTTGGGAGGGAAGTGGATGCCATTGACAACTGGGCAGAGCAGACAGAAATGCTGCGAGATGTGGTGGACTCCCTCAACCAGCAAGTGGCTGAAATGAAACATTCCACAAGCAAGG ATCTCCAGAGCCTGCAGGGCAGGATGTGCTGCTGGCGTGGAGCCAGTGGCGGCAGGCACGGGTCCTGGCAGTTCAGCTTCGATGGACAGATCGGCCTCCTCTTTGACCCGGACACCAGAATGTGGACAGAGGTTCATCCTGGGGCCAGCTGGATGAAGACGACCTGGGAGAATGACAGGCAGCTGACTGAGTTCTTGCGGAAGGTGTCCATGGGAGACTGCACAAGGTGGCTGGGGAACTTCTTGTTGCCCAGGGAGGAGATGCTGGAGTCTACAG cGCAGCCACCCACAACCTCAGGAGCCGTCCCATCCAAGGTCACGGCCACCATGCCCATGTCCTGGACTTTTCTCCTGCTCCTCACCGGCTCAGTCCTCCTTGTCCG GTGTTTTCACTAG